From a single Glycine soja cultivar W05 chromosome 19, ASM419377v2, whole genome shotgun sequence genomic region:
- the LOC114400550 gene encoding pleiotropic drug resistance protein 1-like — MEDGGSVKAGSTTNTMSSFRIGSRSVWSNSGVEIFANSFHQEDDEEALKWAAIQKLPTFARLRTGLMTSPEGVANEVNVHQLGLQERRGLLERLVRVAEEDNEKFMLKLRDRIDRVGITIPTIEVRFENMNIGAEVHVGSRALPTFTNYMVNKVEGLLNFLHVLPSRKQRINILQNVSGIIRPARMTLLLGPPSSGKTTLLLALAGRLDSKLKFTGKVTYNGHGMNEFVPQRTAAYVSQNDLHIGEMTVRETLAFSARVQGVGARYDLLAEVSRREKEANIKPDPDIDVYMKAVATEGQKANFITDYILRILGLEVCADTIVGNAMLRGISGGQRKRVTTGEMLVGPAKAVFMDEISTGLDSSTTFQVVNSLKHFIHSLKGTAVVSLLQPAPETYNLFDDIILLSDGQIVYQGPREHVLEFFASVGFKCPERKGVADFLQEVTSRKDQEQYWVHRDQPYRFVTTEEFVEAFQSFHVGRSLADELATQFDKSKSHPAALATKMYGLGKWELLKACLSREYLLMKRNSFVHIFQLCQLAIVAFIAMTVFFRTEMHPDSVTSGGIYAGALFYGLLVILLDGFADLTMTVSKLPVFYKQRDFLFFPSWVYALPAWILKIPMTFAQVGIWVFLTYYVIGFDPYVGRFFRQFLLLLFVNQMASALFRFIGALGRELTVAFTIGSFVLAILIAMSGFILSKGNMKKWWLWGFWSSPMMYGLNAMINNEFQGKRWRHVLPNSTTPLGVQVLKSRGFFTQSKWYWIGVGALIGYTIVFNIAYILALTYLNPIVQHQAVKSEKSQSNEQDGGSTSARSSSRRKEADRRRGMALPFEPHSITFDDVTYSVDMPQEMKNQGVLEDRLNLLKGVSGTFRPGVLTALMGSTGAGKTTLMDVLAGRKTGGYIGGNITISGYPKKQETFARISGYCEQNDIHSPYVTVYESLLYSAWLRLSAEINSETRKMFIEEVIELVELNPLKHTIVGLPGVNGLSTEQRKRLTISVELVANPSIIFMDEPTSGLDARAAAVVMRAIRKIVDTGRTVVCTIHQPSIDIFESFDELFLMKRGGQEIYVGPLGHHSYHLISYFEGIKGVRTIEDGYNPATWMLEVTTSAKEMELGIDFAELYKNSDLYRRNKELIEELSTPAPGSKDLYFSSKYSRSFITQCMACLWKQHWSYWRNNEYTALRFLFTIAVALLFGSIYWNLGSKIKKQQDLFNAMGSMYAAVLLLGIKNSNSAQPLVAVERTVFYREKAAGMYSALAYAFAQVVVELPHVLLQTVVYSAIVYAMIGFEWSVTKFFWYLFFMYFTFLYFTYYGMMSAAMTPNPSLAVIISSGFYEVWNLFSGFIIPRPRMPVWWRWYYWANPVAWTLYGLVTSQFGDIQDHIEFNGRSTTVEDFLRNYFGFKHDFLGVVAAVLIGFAVTFALIFAIAIKMLNFQRR; from the exons ATGGAGGACGGGGGTAGTGTCAAAGCAGGTAGTACTACTAATACTATGAGTAGTTTCAGGATTGGGAGTAGATCAGTTTGGAGCAACAGTGGTGTGGAAATCTTTGCCAACTCTTTCCACCAGGAAGATGATGAAGAGGCTCTTAAATGGGCTGCCATTCAGAAACTTCCTACTTTCGCACGTTTGAGGACGGGATTGATGACTTCACCTGAAGGGGTTGCCAATGAGGTCAATGTTCATCAACTTGGGTTGCAAGAAAGGAGAGGTTTGCTTGAGAGGCTGGTCAGAGTTGCCGAAGAGGACAATGAGAAGTTCATGCTCAAGCTCAGGGACCGCATTGATAG AGTTGGAATCACCATTCCTACAATAGAGGTCCGATTTGAGAACATGAACATTGGAGCAGAAGTTCATGTAGGTAGTAGAGCTTTGCCCACTTTCACTAACTACATGGTTAATAAAGTGGAG GGGCTATTGAACTTCCTTCATGTACTCCCAAGTAGAAAACAACGTATAAACATTCTCCAGAATGTTAGTGGAATCATAAGGCCTGCCAG AATGACATTGCTTTTGGGTCCTCCAAGTTCTGGGAAGACCACACTCCTGTTGGCTCTGGCTGGAAGACTTGATTCAAAATTAAAG TTCACTGGAAAGGTGACTTATAATGGTCATGGGATGAATGAGTTTGTACCCCAACGAACTGCTGCTTATGTCAGTCAAAATGATCTTCATATTGGAGAAATGACAGTTAGAGAAACCTTGGCCTTCTCCGCACGGGTCCAAGGAGTTGGAGCTCGTTATG ATTTGCTAGCAGAGGTGTccagaagagagaaagaagcaaATATTAAACCTGACCCAGATATAGATGTCTATATGAAG GCTGTAGCAACTGAAGGCCAGAAAGCAAATTTTATCACAGATTATATTCTAAGG ATTTTGGGATTGGAGGTTTGTGCTGATACTATTGTGGGAAATGCAATGTTAAGAGGTATATCTGGTGGACAAAGAAAACGTGTTACAACAG GGGAGATGCTGGTTGGACCAGCTAAAGCTGTATTCATGGATGAAATATCCACTGGTTTGGATAGTTCAACAACTTTTCAAGTTGTGAATTCACTCAAGCACTTTATCCACTCTCTCAAAGGAACTGCTGTCGTCTCACTCCTACAACCAGCACCAGAGACCTACAATCTTTTTGATGACATTATTCTACTCTCTGATGGCCAAATTGTGTATCAGGGTCCCCGCGAACATGTTCTTGAATTCTTTGCTTCTGTGGGTTTCAAATGTCCCGAGAGGAAAGGTGTTGCAGACTTTCTGCAAGAA GTGACGTCAAGGAAAGATCAGGAACAATATTGGGTACACAGAGATCAGCCTTACAGATTTGTCACAACCGAAGAGTTTGTAGAGGCATTTCAATCATTTCATGTTGGGAGAAGCCTTGCTGATGAACTTGCTACTCAATTTGACAAGTCTAAAAGCCACCCTGCAGCTTTGGCAACCAAAATGTATGGATTAGGAAAATGGGAACTGTTGAAGGCTTGCTTGTCAAGAGAATATTTACTCATGAAGCGTAATTCATTTGTCCACATCTTCCAACTTTGCCAA CTTGCTATAGTGGCCTTTATAGCCATGACCGTTTTCTTCCGGACTGAGATGCACCCAGATTCTGTGACCAGTGGTGGTATATATGCGGGTGCATTGTTCTATGGCCTTCTTGTAATTTTGTTGGATGGATTTGCTGACCTTACCATGACAGTTTCGAAGCTTCCTGTTTTTTACAAGCAAAGGGACTTtctcttcttcccttcatggGTATATGCTCTTCCTGCATGGATCCTAAAAATCCCCATGACTTTTGCGCAAGTGGGAATCTGGGTGTTCCTCACCTACTATGTTATTGGTTTTGATCCATATGTTGGAAG ATTCTTCAGGCAATTCCTTCTTCTGTTATTTGTTAACCAGATGGCTTCTGCCTTATTCCGGTTTATTGGAGCACTTGGTAGGGAACTGACGGTTGCTTTCACAATTGGGTCATTTGTATTGGCCATCCTTATTGCCATGAGTGGTTTCATCCTGTCAAAAG GCaatatgaaaaaatggtggTTATGGGGCTTTTGGTCATCACCTATGATGTATGGACTGAATGCCATGATAAACAATGAATTCCAAGGGAAGAGATGGAGACAT gTTCTACCCAACTCAACTACACCGCTAGGAGTTCAAGTTCTAAAATCTCGTGGGTTCTTCACCCAGTCAAAGTGGTATTGGATAGGTGTTGGGGCACTGATTGGATATACGATAGTGTTCAATATTGCTTACATCCTTGCTCTCACTTATTTGAACC CAATTGTGCAGCATCAAGCTGTTAAATCAGAGAAATCTCAAAGCAATGAGCAGGATGGTGGAAGCACTTCTGCTAGGTCTTCATCCAGAAGGAAAGAAGCTGACAGAAGAAGAGGAATGGCTCTTCCCTTTGAACCACATTCCATCACCTTCGATGATGTAACATATTCTGTTGACATGCCACAG GAAATGAAGAATCAGGGAGTTCTCGAGGATAGGTTGAACCTTTTGAAGGGTGTCAGTGGCACTTTTAGGCCTGGTGTTCTCACAGCTCTAATGGGTTCCACTGGTGCTGGCAAAACAACTCTGATGGATGTACTAGCTGGAAGAAAGACTGGGGGATATATTGGTGGGAACATCACAATTTCTGGCTATCCAAAGAAGCAAGAAACCTTTGCAAGAATTTCTGGATACTGTGAACAGAATGATATCCACTCTCCTTATGTTACAGTATATGAATCCTTGCTCTATTCAGCATGGCTTCGATTATCAGCAGAAATCAATTCTGAGACCAGGAAG ATGTTCATTGAGGAAGTCATTGAACTTGTGGAGCTGAACCCTCTAAAGCATACAATTGTTGGATTGCCAGGTGTTAACGGACTATCTACAGAGCAGCGCAAAAGGTTGACTATTTCTGTTGAGCTAGTGGCTAATCCTTCTATCATATTCATGGATGAGCCAACTTCTGGGCTAGATGCAAGAGCTGCTGCTGTTGTTATGAGGGCTATTAGGAAAATAGTGGACACTGGAAGAACAGTTGTCTGCACCATCCATCAGCCTAGCATTGATatatttgaatcttttgacGAG CTTTTTCTAATGAAACGAGGAGGACAAGAGATATATGTGGGGCCACTTGGACAtcattcttatcatttaatcaGTTACTTTGAG GGAATTAAAGGTGTCCGTACAATTGAGGATGGCTACAATCCAGCAACCTGGATGTTGGAAGTCACAACTTCAGCAAAAGAAATGGAATTGGGGATTGATTTCGCTGAGCTGTATAAAAATTCAGACTTATACAG GAGAAACAAGGAACTTATTGAAGAATTGAGTACTCCAGCCCCGGGTTCAAAGgacctttatttttcttcaaagtacTCTAGGTCCTTTATTACCCAATGCATGGCTTGCTTATGGAAACAACATTGGTCTTACTGGCGCAATAATGAATACACCGCCCTAAGATTTCTCTTTACAATTGCTGTTGCCTTGTTGTTTGGGAGCATATATTGGAACCTTGGCTCCAAAAT CAAAAAGCAACAAGATCTTTTCAATGCCATGGGATCCATGTATGCTGCTGTTCTTCTTCTTGGTATTAAGAATTCTAATTCAGCACAACCGTTGGTGGCAGTTGAAAGAACAGTGTTTTATAGGGAAAAAGCTGCTGGAATGTATTCAGCTTTGGCATATGCTTTTGCTCAG GTTGTAGTCGAACTACCTCATGTTCTTCTACAAACTGTGGTCTATAGTGCTATAGTGTACGCAATGATTGGTTTTGAGTGGTCTGTCACTAAATTTTTCTGGTATCTCTTCTTCAtgtacttcaccttcctctactTTACCTATTATGGCATGATGTCTGCTGCCATGACCCCAAACCCATCCTTAGCGGTTATAATTTCTTCTGGATTCTATGAAGTATGGAATCTCTTCTCAGGGTTCATAATCCCACGACCA AGGATGCCTGTCTGGTGGAGATGGTATTATTGGGCAAATCCAGTAGCTTGGACTTTGTATGGGCTGGTGACATCACAGTTTGGAGATATACAAGACCATATTGAGTTTAATGGTAGAAGTACGACAGTTGAAGACTTTTTGAGAAATTACTTTGGTTTTAAGCATGATTTTTTGGGAGTAGTTGCAGCTGTACTTATAGGATTTGCAGTAACTTTTGCATTGATCTTTGCCATTGCCATAAAGATGTTAAATTTCCAAAGACGTTAA